In Streptomyces sp. NBC_00306, a single genomic region encodes these proteins:
- a CDS encoding serine hydrolase domain-containing protein, with amino-acid sequence MSDIQKQVQQSIDQLVESGAERGVQVSVLRHGELLVDAVAGIADPATGQAVTPATVFYNFSIGKAATSTVVHVLVERGTFGYDTPVADLWPEFAAHGKENVTVRQVLTHSAGVPGLPLDTTAEDICDWDRICAKIADAELWWEPGTAVGYHAYTFGYILGEVVRRATGRPISQVLREEVTGPLGVADELYFGMPASEHGRLARLEDQEGAADMMAGMPEDLPMLKAGPLSLFPTAELGNRTDVLSADIPAGGKTSARAMARMYAALLGDVPGVALISPERLREVTAPAASGVDQVFGNDASWGLGYALGLPGMEETTRSAFAMGGAGGSFAYGDTETGIAFAMTKNRLTMDFSAATDLIGLVNEGLTKG; translated from the coding sequence GTGAGCGACATTCAGAAGCAGGTACAGCAGAGCATCGACCAGCTCGTGGAATCGGGGGCCGAGCGCGGTGTGCAAGTCTCCGTCCTCCGGCACGGCGAGCTGCTCGTGGACGCGGTTGCCGGCATCGCCGATCCCGCCACCGGGCAGGCGGTGACCCCGGCGACCGTCTTCTACAACTTCTCCATCGGCAAAGCGGCCACCTCGACCGTGGTCCATGTGCTCGTCGAGCGCGGCACCTTCGGCTACGACACTCCCGTGGCCGACCTGTGGCCCGAGTTCGCGGCTCACGGCAAGGAGAACGTGACGGTGCGGCAGGTCCTGACGCACTCGGCCGGAGTCCCCGGCCTGCCGCTCGACACCACCGCCGAGGACATCTGCGACTGGGACCGGATCTGCGCGAAGATCGCCGACGCCGAACTGTGGTGGGAGCCGGGTACGGCCGTCGGGTACCACGCCTACACCTTCGGCTACATCCTCGGCGAGGTCGTCCGCCGGGCCACGGGCCGCCCCATCTCCCAGGTCCTCCGCGAAGAGGTCACCGGCCCGCTGGGCGTCGCCGACGAGCTGTACTTCGGCATGCCCGCGAGTGAACACGGCCGACTGGCCCGGCTGGAGGACCAGGAGGGCGCGGCCGACATGATGGCGGGTATGCCGGAGGATCTGCCGATGCTCAAGGCGGGCCCGCTGTCCCTGTTCCCGACGGCCGAACTCGGCAACCGCACCGACGTCCTCTCCGCCGACATCCCCGCGGGTGGCAAGACATCTGCCCGCGCGATGGCCCGTATGTACGCCGCACTGCTGGGCGACGTCCCCGGCGTCGCGCTGATCTCCCCGGAACGCCTGCGTGAGGTGACCGCACCGGCGGCGAGCGGGGTGGACCAGGTCTTCGGCAACGATGCCTCGTGGGGCCTGGGCTACGCCCTGGGCCTTCCCGGGATGGAGGAGACGACCCGCAGCGCCTTCGCGATGGGTGGTGCGGGAGGGAGCTTCGCGTACGGGGACACGGAGACGGGGATCGCGTTCGCGATGACGAAGAACAGGCTGACGATGGACTTCAGCGCGGCGACGGATCTGATCGGGCTGGTGAACGAGGGGCTGACGAAGGGCTGA